The nucleotide sequence TCGAAGGGTTGAAGATCGAGCGGTTCTGGGGCGTCGGCAGGGTGACGGCCGCGGAGATGCACCGGCTCGGCATCCACACGGGGGCCGACCTGAAAAAGTACGAGGAGCACGAGCTGGTGCGCCTGTTCGGCAAGATCGGAAGCACCTACTACCGGAACGCCCGTGCCCTCGACGATCGGGAGGTGGAGCCGGACCGGGTGCGCAAATCCGTGGGGGCGGAGAACACCTTCGCGGCCGACATCGACGACGGGGACGAACTGAGGGCAAGGCTCCGCGACGCCGCCGTCGAGGCCTGGGATCACGCCGGACGGATCGGCTTCGTGGGACGCACCGTCACCGTGAAGGCAAAGTACGCCGACTTCGAGCGCATCACGCGCAGCCGGACCCTCCCCCGTCCGGTCCGCGACTTCGCCGCGCTCTGGGAGATCGCCTGCGGCCTCCTGGACGCCGTCGACGTCAGCCAAAAGAAGATACGCCTGCTCGGCCTGGTCCTGAGCAACCGCGAACCGCCGGACCGCTCGACGAGCTCCCAGCTGGAGTTCGACTTCGGGGAGAACTGAAGCCCGGAAAGGCGACTCCTGCCGAACTTTTTGCGGAGGTTCGCCGCCATGACCGACCGAAGTT is from Fretibacterium sp. OH1220_COT-178 and encodes:
- the dinB gene encoding DNA polymerase IV, which gives rise to MSGMRKIIHIDMDAFYASIEQRDDPALRGRPLAVGYPGERGVVAAASYEARAFGVRSALSSRAALARCPQLVFVPARFDVYEAISLQIRRILLDYTDRVEPLSLDEAYLDVTENRPGIPFATRIAREIKRRILKETHLTASAGVSVNKFLAKIASDYRKPDGLFVVLPHQAETFVEGLKIERFWGVGRVTAAEMHRLGIHTGADLKKYEEHELVRLFGKIGSTYYRNARALDDREVEPDRVRKSVGAENTFAADIDDGDELRARLRDAAVEAWDHAGRIGFVGRTVTVKAKYADFERITRSRTLPRPVRDFAALWEIACGLLDAVDVSQKKIRLLGLVLSNREPPDRSTSSQLEFDFGEN